From Sphingorhabdus sp. SMR4y:
GCTTTCGACCGGTTGTTGGCCAGCGCCGCGCATCAGCGTATCATCACCGATAGCATGGGCCGCATTCAAACCTTCCTCGACATCGCCGGCTTCCATCCGGTCGGCATTCTGCGCCGCCCATACACCGGCATAGCAATCCGCCTGTAACTCCATCCGCACTTGCAGGGCGTTGCCTTCCGCCTTGCTGGCGCTGCGCTGGGCATTGCGTACCTGTTCGGCGACACCGGTCAGGTTCTGGATATGGTGACCGACTTCATGCGCGATCACATAGGCCTGGGCGAAATCGCCCTTCGCGCCCATGCGCGTGGACATTTCGCGGAAGAAGCTGGTGTCGAGATAGACGCCCTGATCCGCCGGGCAATAAAAAGGCCCCATGGCGGCCTGCGCCGCGCCGCATCCGGACTGGCCTGACTGGTCGTAGAAGGTGAGCGTGGTCGGACGATAGCGCTGCCCTTGCTGACGGAACAGTCTGTCCCAGGTCTGTTCGGTCGAGGCGAGTACCTGGCAGGCGAAAAGCTCTTCCTCCGTGTCGCAGGCCACATTGCCGCCGGTTTTCTCTGACTGGAATCCGCCGGTGTCGGTGTCTCCTGCCAGTTGCAGGCCGCCGCCGCCGAAATACAGGAAGGCAAGCGCGGCGCCTCCGATCAGCAGGATCGTGCCGCAGCCCAGTTTTCGACCCAGCAGCATCGGCAGAAAGCTTAGCAGCAGGCCGAGGCCGCCTCCGCCACCGCCGCCAAAGCTCCGGCCGCCGCCACGGCCCTGATCACGAACATTCTTGCTGGGGTCGAGATCGTCTAAACGCATTACTTGTCTCCTCGTCTGGTTCCAATTCGCCTGATTCCGGAAAAAGCGCAAGTTCCGCCAGATAGTTTTACAAAATCATTGCAGT
This genomic window contains:
- a CDS encoding neutral zinc metallopeptidase, coding for MRLDDLDPSKNVRDQGRGGGRSFGGGGGGGLGLLLSFLPMLLGRKLGCGTILLIGGAALAFLYFGGGGLQLAGDTDTGGFQSEKTGGNVACDTEEELFACQVLASTEQTWDRLFRQQGQRYRPTTLTFYDQSGQSGCGAAQAAMGPFYCPADQGVYLDTSFFREMSTRMGAKGDFAQAYVIAHEVGHHIQNLTGVAEQVRNAQRSASKAEGNALQVRMELQADCYAGVWAAQNADRMEAGDVEEGLNAAHAIGDDTLMRGAGQQPVESMFTHGSSAQRMAWLRKGMQTGDPSACDTFARGAV